ATTCTGGTCCACTCCAATACGGATAGTCCGACTCCCGAGGCAGGCCTGCCGAGTGGGTAAGCAGTCCTTCTAAAGTGACAGGTGTCGACTCGTCATACCCCTGCTCAAGGTCGTAAAACGACAAGTGTTTTTGGACGGGGTCTCGCAGGTCAAGGCGTCCTTCGTCCCTGAGCTGCATGACCGCTATGCTCGTGAAGAGCTTGGAGATCGAACAGATCGAATAGAGCGTGCTCGAACTCGCGGGCCTGCCCGCGTCGATATCAGCCATGCCGACCGCACCACTCCAAACAAGCTCCTGGTCGTGCACAATCGCAGCAGCGACGGATGGCAATCGTTCGTAGTCTTTCTGCGCGTCTAGCCAGATGCGTGCAACCTCCAGAGCCTCGGCAACGTGTGTGTCGTCCGCCACCGATTGGGCAACCACTGGCAGAGGGGCGAGAAGAGCGAGAGCAAATAACAGGGCTTTCTTCATTCGGATGATCCTTCGCCAAGTCTGGTAAGGCTGAGTCGAAACATGCGCCTGCCCTCAGAGGATCCGCAACTTGGTCGAGGGTCCCGTCACCGTGCGTGCAAAACAGTGTTGGTGGGTGCTAGTGACTAGGCTCTGACGTCGTGGTCCATGATGGCCGCCGCGTCGTTGATCCCCTGGATGTACTTGTCTACGTGGATGTTCTCGCACGGGGCGTGGAGATTCGCCCCAGGGTTAGCGAGGCCTGAACCGATAGAGGGGATCCAGGCATGGCCTAGGATTGCTCCCTCCGCGGACACCCCATTTACGAATGAGAGTTCGCCGTCGACTTCAGAGGCAGTCGCAATGATCGCCTGGCGGATGTCCCCCTTCACTTTAGGGCACCTGTTTTGAAACCCTAATCCTCACCTAGTCCATCCGTGGCACCCAGCCACACGAACTGCCTGAAACGAGTCGCGAATGACGTGCCCGACTCGCTTGCCAGACCTGTCGACCGTTATATACGAGCCAAGGATCGAGGACCGGCCCCGGATGGAGACGGCGAACAGCGTGTATCGGCACAACCGCAACGTGCGAATCTGCCATTGGATCAATGTGATCGCCTTCTGCTATCTCGTGGTAAGCGGCGTACACGTCTTTCTCGATTTCCCGGAGTTGTACTGGGGGAAAGTGGGATTTCGAGGCCATCCAGCCGTGTTCAGGCTCTCGGACTGGGGGATTTCCTGGGATCAAGCCGGGGCGATGGGCGACCGCAAGTGGGGGAGAAACTACCATTTCCTCTTTGCCTGGATCTCCGTCATCAATGGCCTGGTCTACGTCTCCTGGAACGTGTGGAACAAACACTTTCGGCGGAATCTACTTCCCAGCCGTGACGAGCTGACCCGTCAAAGCCTCAAGACTGACCTGGTGGACCACCTCCGGCTTCGTTCGCCCGTGGCCAAGGCGGCAGGCCGCTACAGCGTCCTGCAGAAGATCTCCTACTTCATTGTGATCTTCATTGTGTCCCCGTTCATGATCCTGAGCGGACTTGCCCAAATGCCTGCCTTCACGGCGATTTCTCCGGAACTGATCGATCTATTCGGTGGGCGTCAAACGGCGCGCACGCTTCACGTAATCGGTATGCTGTGGATGATCCTTTTTGTGCTCGTACACGTGTTCGAGGTGTTCGTGGCCGGGGTGGTGAATGAGGTGCGTTCTATGATTACCGGAAAGTACGCAGTCCAAGGGGAGGACACGGAATGAAAAAGCTCGTCTCCCGTCGAACATTTCTGGCCGGATCAGGTGCGGCTGCCAGCATGGCACTCCTGGGCCGCGACCCCACGACCTATTTGCCGCCCGATGTGAGGGGCGGACTGATGGGTGCAGCCGACGTGCTGACCATGGCGACCCAGAGGCTGCTGTTGTCCGGCCAGCCTCTGGCCCAGGAGCACGACGTCAGCGAGATCACCAGAGACTTCCCGACCTGGGGGAACACCAACCCGCGACAAGAAGACTATCAAGACCTGCTCAGCGGCCAATTTGTCGATTGGCGCCTTACCGTCGGCGGGCTTGTCAATCGGCCGATGTCTTTTTCGCTCGAGGAACTCAAGCGTCTTCCTCAGCGGACACAGATTACGATGCACATCTGTGAGCAGGGATGGTCCGCGATTGGCCAGTGGACGGGCACACCTCTTCTGGAAGTGCTCCGCGCGGCGGGAGACGTCACCGATGAGGCGCGCTACGTCGTGGTGGAAACGTACGACGGCTGGTACGAGGGGTACGACATGTTCGACGTCGTCCATCCCCAGACGATACTCGCGTATGGTCTGAACGGGACGGACCTGCCTGTGGGCAACGGCGCGCCGGTTCGACTCCGAGTGGAGCGGGCCTGTGGTTACAAGAACCTCAAGTTTCTAAAGTCCATCAATGTCGTCTCGTCCATGGCCGGCATTCGCGCTGGCACCGGCGGCATCAATTCGGACAACGATTGGCACTGGTACGCGGGTGCCTGATGGCGATTCGGACACTCCGGTGGTTCGGGGACGATGGGCTCCTATCGCAAGGAGTTAGT
Above is a window of Longimicrobiales bacterium DNA encoding:
- a CDS encoding molybdopterin-dependent oxidoreductase yields the protein MKKLVSRRTFLAGSGAAASMALLGRDPTTYLPPDVRGGLMGAADVLTMATQRLLLSGQPLAQEHDVSEITRDFPTWGNTNPRQEDYQDLLSGQFVDWRLTVGGLVNRPMSFSLEELKRLPQRTQITMHICEQGWSAIGQWTGTPLLEVLRAAGDVTDEARYVVVETYDGWYEGYDMFDVVHPQTILAYGLNGTDLPVGNGAPVRLRVERACGYKNLKFLKSINVVSSMAGIRAGTGGINSDNDWHWYAGA
- a CDS encoding serine hydrolase; protein product: MKKALLFALALLAPLPVVAQSVADDTHVAEALEVARIWLDAQKDYERLPSVAAAIVHDQELVWSGAVGMADIDAGRPASSSTLYSICSISKLFTSIAVMQLRDEGRLDLRDPVQKHLSFYDLEQGYDESTPVTLEGLLTHSAGLPRESDYPYWSGPE
- a CDS encoding cytochrome b/b6 domain-containing protein; amino-acid sequence: MTCPTRLPDLSTVIYEPRIEDRPRMETANSVYRHNRNVRICHWINVIAFCYLVVSGVHVFLDFPELYWGKVGFRGHPAVFRLSDWGISWDQAGAMGDRKWGRNYHFLFAWISVINGLVYVSWNVWNKHFRRNLLPSRDELTRQSLKTDLVDHLRLRSPVAKAAGRYSVLQKISYFIVIFIVSPFMILSGLAQMPAFTAISPELIDLFGGRQTARTLHVIGMLWMILFVLVHVFEVFVAGVVNEVRSMITGKYAVQGEDTE